A section of the Paenibacillus yonginensis genome encodes:
- a CDS encoding NUDIX domain-containing protein, whose protein sequence is MFYVNSRAIIERFSGDETEILLQRRTKPDSLFKLELPGGRIDPFESLIEALIREVKEETGFDISKIEDVETRVDTVGMNPAFELECLKPFAAYQTIKGQLIR, encoded by the coding sequence ATTGAACGTTTTAGCGGGGACGAAACCGAGATTCTCCTACAAAGAAGGACAAAGCCGGATTCTCTGTTTAAGCTTGAGCTTCCAGGAGGAAGGATTGACCCCTTCGAGTCCTTAATAGAAGCTTTAATCAGAGAAGTTAAAGAAGAAACCGGGTTTGATATTTCAAAAATTGAAGATGTGGAAACAAGAGTAGATACGGTCGGGATGAACCCGGCATTTGAGCTTGAATGCCTGAAACCTTTTGCGGCTTATCAGACTATCAAAGGCCAGTTGATTCGGTAG
- a CDS encoding GrpB family protein yields MLFRDYLRGHPEDCLRYEAEKRRLMNLYPLDRIKYVEGKGTMVWDILRQAHLWSQETGWKPGEADL; encoded by the coding sequence TTGTTATTTCGAGATTATTTGAGGGGACATCCAGAGGACTGTTTAAGGTATGAGGCAGAAAAACGGCGATTGATGAACTTATATCCACTGGATCGGATTAAATACGTGGAAGGCAAAGGAACGATGGTATGGGATATTTTAAGACAAGCACATCTTTGGTCACAGGAAACGGGCTGGAAACCAGGGGAGGCGGATCTTTAG